In Candidatus Poribacteria bacterium, the DNA window TGCCCCGGTTGTAGCGAAACCCCATTCGAGTTTCCCGATCTGTCCTGTAACGTAACCCGCTTCTTCAGCGATCTGTGCCAAGAAAACATCATCGGGACCGGCTTGGAGTCCGGTCGTATGTAGCAACTCTGTAATTTGATCCAGTGTTAGTTCACCGGCACTCAATCTGTGGTAGAGTCCACCTTGGGTATATGTCCATGTTCCTTGGTGGCAATCGTGGATCCCCGTCAGCATGCTGGCACGGGATGGCGCGCAGAATGCGCAACCGTAGGCGTGGTTGAATCTCATACCTTGGTTTGCAAGGCGGTCGATATTCGGAGTCTCGAAATGTTGCTGTCCGTAGCAGCTGAGCATACCGCGTCCGAGATCGTCTGCGAAGATGAGAATGACATTCGGGTTATCAGTCATAATTACGATACCAAACGTTGAAAGAATCAAGTTTTTTCATGCAAAAGTGATTGGGATTCTGGCTCACCTATCTGCTCATAAAACAAATCGGGTAAATTCGCTTGTAAGTCAGCGTGTTCAATAGTTATCGCAACAAGGTTCCCCTTAGCATCTAAATCTATGTAAATATTCTCGTTAATTTCTTTTGTTTCAGCAACGGCACGCCCTGAAAACTCAATAAGTGCTGTAGCAGTGTCATGAAAATATTTTACTTTCATTATGAACTTCCTCTAAAATTTCGATCGAAGAAAGCATTATGAACT includes these proteins:
- a CDS encoding DUF2283 domain-containing protein, which codes for MKVKYFHDTATALIEFSGRAVAETKEINENIYIDLDAKGNLVAITIEHADLQANLPDLFYEQIGEPESQSLLHEKT